The genomic stretch GGTCAGTTTCGTATTATTCGTTCCCTTATTTCTCGCTCTATTCTAAATTGTactgtaatttttctttttccatgaaATCTAGTTGGTGACGCTCGGTTCTAGATGTCTGTGATTCAGATCTCAGCTTGTTTACTTGAGATGTCAATTGggttgctttctttttcttctctatttcgCTTATTATTTTGTGAGAAATTTTAGGGAGATCTAAGTTTTCGTTCGCTAAGACATAGTAGATCTTGTGTTTTATGAATGACCTGGGATATACAGTTTCGAAAGTATTGTGAATTTTGATCATTACTGAATGATTTTAATCATAATCTTATAAATCCAAAAATGTGAATCATTAACTATAACATTAGATAAAGATTGGCTTAACCGATCCGTTTAAGAGGATGTTGCTGGCATTATGAAAATGGGCATTAGGGGTACTAGGCGAAGTGGTTGAGATTTGGGTCGTTTATGATTAACTCTTGAGGAGTGAAAGATATGATATGAATGGGTTTCAAGATAAAGAATGAtttgagttttttctttttgtaggaGTCGTGTCCTTCCATAAAGAATATTCTCCTCCTGGATTCTGAAGGGAAACGTGTAGCTGTCAAGTATTACTCAGGTGATTGGCCAACCAATGCTGCAAAGGAAGCTTTTGAGAAATTGGTATTTACTAAGACGCAGAAGACCAATGCTCGGACTGAAGGTAAACTATTTGCATTTGGTTTTCTGTTAAGGGTTTTCATTTTGATTGTTCCTTGTGCATCTGTGTGTTTGCCTGCAGATGTTTGCTTCTGTCTATTAGCCTATTCTTCTCATCACTATTAGATCCCTTTTGTGCATGTGTAGTGTGGTTTTGATATTTCAGATTCCTCCTACCCGGTATTGATTTCTATGCTCATACAGAAGTAATATACTTGTATCTTGaattcctttttgtttttatttggtgGGAATCATACATTCTATGGTTCACATACATAGAGTAGAAACATACAAAGTAGCTTACGAGTGTATTCTGTTGTTGCATGATTGATACTTGTAGGACACCATTTGTATTGTGGACTTGAGTTGCTAGATAAGCCTGTGGACTTGAGTCGCTAGATAAGCCTGTTTCTGTTACAAGTATCATTTGTTAAGAGAAATTTAGAAGTTTATGTCTGTGCATGATTAGATTTTCAATTGCTGCTTGCTGTTCACTAAGTTGCATAGGATTTGGTGTTATTTATGTTTCATTGGTTTTAATGGTTGAACAAGGACATTTGTTAGTCTATCCTGTAATCTTTGGATATTATTATTTCCTGCTAAACTGTTGGTATTTCTGCTTCTGCAGCGGAGATAACTATGTTGGAAAGCAACATTATTGTTTACAAGTTTGTTCAAGATCTTCACTTTTTTGTTACCggggatgaagatgaaaatgagcTGATCTTGGCCACAGTTCTTCAGGGTTTTTTTGATGCAGTTGGCCTTCTCCTAAGGTTTTTAGCATAATACTTGCCAcatttctttatatgcattcaTGTCATATTTAGTAATTTATaacatctattttaattattctttgcTACAGAGGTAATGTAGACAAGAAGGAGGCTCTTGAGAACTTAGATCTCATTTTGTTATGCCTTGATGAAATTGTTGATGGCGGGTATGTAACTTgctattatttgttaaatcttattcatttttatgtgtgtgcatgatttttttttttttttaatttttaaacttcttAGCTTGTTCAAGCCGTGTCTTGGGCTCATATTGTCTTCTGAAACTGGAATTTAAGGATATGTTAGGCTAAGGtcttggtgaaaatttaggatACCTTGTTACTCAAAAGCACCAATGTTGTAAACAAATAATGAATCAATGAGTATTACTTTGGCATCACAATTTGAAATTGTCATCGGTATTTTCATTTTTAGCTTTTAGTTTGGGAGGTAGGGCTacttgatttttcatttttgattgaGCTTACCTATTATGGGTTCTTAGATGGATAATGGGAATGCCATTTTGCATCAATATTGTAAGTTGGAGAAAAAAACTCTTGATGGGTGGATTGAGATTATTTATACACTCTAAGGTTGCATTTGATCCGAGCAATTCAAGTTGGGATCGCATCGAATCCaaagttaaattgttttcaaactGAGTTCTAGTCTCAGCTTGTCGATCTTGAGCCAATTTGGGGTTGTCTCTTTTGGATTTGAGCTAATTTCGAACCGTGTCTTGTTCAGACTTGGTTCGAAACAAATCCAACCCTAAGACACTTAGTTTTTTGGGTTCCTCTAAACAGGATTACTACTTTTGATCCTAATTgtatttgtttactttttcttgtCCTGGATTTGgataaatttgtgaaatttgTTGGTTTTTAGGCATcccttaattttatatattattttatttcattttatttttttgcgaAGTTACTAATCGTGCAGCACATTTTGCACTTGAAGtctcaaaaattagtaaagtcAATATATTGTACCATAAAACACCATTTCCTTTTAGTACATGGTACATTTcaacaagaaataaaacttGCATACATAGCTGTGTCAACTGTGATTACATGTTTAATCATAACTTCACTATGCTCGGGGTTTGTATTCATCCTTTTAAAGCAGCTGACTGAAATCTCTGccatttaacaattttatttaacattccTTGCAGTATTATTCTTGAAACGGATGCAAATGTTATCGCGGGGAAGGTTGCAAGTCATAGTATGGATGCTGGAGCTCCTTTATCTGAGCAGGTTAGTTGAACGCGAAACTCAACTCCTTTATCTTACAAAACGAAATTATCAAAATAGGGTAACAAATAGATGACATATTGCCCTCGTATTTaacttgtaaatttttttttttcagacaATTAGTCAAGCATTGGCCACTGCTCGGGAACATTTAACAAGATCCCTTCTTAAGTGAGAGATCAGAGACTTGTTTTTGAAATTCTGAAATTTTACTATGTACCTGTTTACTGGGTTTACAGGCATCAGATTGTTTTAGTGTTGCTTTCTTAAACCGGGTGGATGATGCTGCTATTTTTGTTGGCGAAAGTAACAATTTGTTGGCTTTTTTgcatttttaacctttttttatagTTATGTAAACTTCAATTGATCTGAACATAAAACACACAGAGCAGGGCAGTGTGCCTGTCAGAGGAATTAAAATGGTTTTTACCCTATTGTTTTGTATACCAATGGAAGCTACATAGACTTGTCAGAGGAGTTAAAAATGCTTTTTAGCCTGTTGCTTTGTGTACCAACTTGAGGTGGGCTCACAAAATTGGAAAATCTTTCGCTCAAGCCAACTTATTCACATCAAGACAAACTCAATTCTAGCCCACCGAATTGAAAAGTCGTTAGCTGGTATTTGAGATAGTTTAaactgataaaattatatataaactttctaatttaaaaagaaattatatttaaattttataaattataaatttattaatttcacttatatttaaagatttttgagatataattataaaatttaaatattttatttgagctAAACTATGAGTTTGTGAATTAACGGTGTTTATAACAACAAACTCAAACAAGTCTCAAAAGCTAAATTTGAACTGCTCAAGCTCCG from Mangifera indica cultivar Alphonso chromosome 6, CATAS_Mindica_2.1, whole genome shotgun sequence encodes the following:
- the LOC123219116 gene encoding coatomer subunit zeta-1-like is translated as MESCPSIKNILLLDSEGKRVAVKYYSGDWPTNAAKEAFEKLVFTKTQKTNARTEAEITMLESNIIVYKFVQDLHFFVTGDEDENELILATVLQGFFDAVGLLLRGNVDKKEALENLDLILLCLDEIVDGGIILETDANVIAGKVASHSMDAGAPLSEQTISQALATAREHLTRSLLK